A single genomic interval of Spirosoma linguale DSM 74 harbors:
- a CDS encoding TonB-dependent receptor plug (PFAM: TonB-dependent receptor plug; TonB-dependent receptor~KEGG: mxa:MXAN_4746 TonB-dependent receptor) codes for MSISINYLVTRRLVHKLLPLLLIAISINTVLASTTQELLDQRISVQLDNSTIRQALLKLEKTAHVKFVYSRQIIHLDRKVSLVATEEKLAVVLERLLKPLRLQYMVSGSQIAIVPGASAPDSILSESENTGNAGSFKRAGETADRVITGTVQSETGAGLPGVSVVVKNTTRGSTTNAEGNYRLTIPDEATTLVFSFVGYQNQEVAIGNRTTVDVQLVPDNKALDEIVVVGYGTVRKSDLTGSVASVKSEQLTAYPATGAVQALQGRAAGVQIQANNGEPGTSFKVRIRGGNSINASSDPIFVVDGFVGGTLPPPEDIESIEVLKDASATAIYGSRGANGVVMVTTKRGKSGKARIDFNVSHSFQKEIKRLNLLNADQFVSYLKEINPNYVSRGQNTDWQDQILRPGGIQNYQLSLSGGNDNVKYYISGAYFDQKGIVINSDFNRFSITSNIDVKVSDKLRVGLNVFGQRSNKAGVISQELSGGPAGTGVIASAYKFGPDLGIYDANGRFSIAAISDPIDNPYAIATQRQNNTVTDQTQGNLFAEYQLRSDLKFRATLGTTTNTGRTGMYTPTTLNAGASVGGEASMTGFRNTLFQSENYLSYDKSFGEAHRVGVVGGFSYQTSRNESWGGSGQSFISDALSYWNLGSSSVWQAPSSGLTDWKLASWYGRINYALNDRYLVTVNARYDGSSTFSRNHKWAFFPSGAFAWNMGNESFMAGLPWVSQWKWRASYGITGNQAISPYQTLARFSTVYAATNGVGVNAITPSSIANDDLTWETAAQFDLGTDISLFNNRLNLTLDYYRTITSNLLFSVPLPQYSGYTSQLKNIGKLQNQGFEVTLGTRNLTGPLRWDMDVNFSLNRNKVLSLPGGKDIFYSSAPGHLIGLDQTQILREGAPVGSMFGWIYDGVYQTGDAFLTGSGFEQTAGGEKFRDLDGNGAINSNDRTIIGNPNPKFIWGWTNEFKWRNMDLNLFFQGSQGNDMLSYTLMELDLLSGINNATTNALNRWTPQNTNTNVPKASGARTRRVSTRWIYNASYARLKNLAVGYTFPKSFTSRAKISRLRIYASAQNILTITDYPGYDPEVNYNSAGSANGNQNLGLDYGSYPNAKSYTVGLNIGF; via the coding sequence ATGTCAATATCTATAAACTACCTAGTCACTCGAAGGCTTGTGCATAAATTGCTGCCGTTGTTGCTAATCGCGATATCGATCAATACAGTTCTGGCTTCAACTACTCAGGAGTTACTGGATCAACGGATTAGCGTTCAGCTGGATAATAGCACCATTCGACAGGCACTGCTGAAGCTGGAAAAGACGGCCCACGTCAAGTTCGTGTACAGTCGACAAATTATTCATCTTGACCGTAAAGTTTCACTCGTGGCAACGGAGGAGAAACTGGCGGTTGTCCTGGAACGACTGCTGAAGCCGCTGCGGTTACAATACATGGTTTCAGGCAGCCAGATTGCCATTGTTCCGGGCGCTTCCGCTCCAGACTCTATCCTGTCAGAATCCGAGAATACAGGTAACGCAGGTTCGTTCAAACGAGCGGGTGAAACAGCCGATCGCGTCATTACAGGAACCGTGCAAAGTGAGACGGGTGCGGGCTTGCCGGGAGTGAGTGTTGTTGTCAAAAATACCACAAGGGGAAGCACAACAAATGCTGAAGGAAACTATAGACTGACCATTCCGGACGAAGCAACTACGCTGGTTTTTTCGTTTGTAGGCTATCAAAACCAGGAAGTCGCCATCGGAAACCGAACAACGGTTGATGTACAGCTAGTACCCGATAATAAGGCACTGGACGAAATCGTGGTGGTGGGCTATGGCACGGTCAGGAAAAGCGATCTGACAGGATCAGTGGCCTCGGTGAAAAGCGAACAACTCACCGCTTATCCTGCCACAGGAGCCGTGCAGGCGTTGCAGGGCCGGGCGGCAGGAGTTCAGATTCAGGCAAACAATGGGGAACCGGGCACCAGTTTCAAGGTGCGTATCCGGGGGGGTAATTCGATCAACGCGAGTAGCGATCCGATTTTTGTGGTCGATGGCTTCGTTGGTGGAACATTACCCCCACCGGAAGACATTGAATCGATCGAAGTATTGAAAGATGCTTCAGCCACCGCCATATATGGGTCGCGGGGTGCCAACGGGGTTGTGATGGTCACTACCAAACGGGGTAAGAGCGGTAAGGCGCGCATTGATTTCAATGTCTCGCATTCCTTTCAGAAGGAAATTAAACGGCTCAACTTACTCAATGCCGACCAGTTTGTAAGCTACCTAAAAGAAATCAATCCGAATTACGTATCACGGGGGCAGAATACCGACTGGCAGGACCAGATTCTCAGGCCCGGGGGTATTCAGAATTACCAGCTTTCACTATCTGGAGGTAACGACAACGTAAAATACTACATTTCCGGGGCGTATTTTGATCAGAAAGGTATCGTTATTAATTCTGATTTCAACCGGTTTTCGATCACCAGTAATATCGATGTCAAAGTCTCCGATAAGCTGCGGGTAGGTCTGAATGTGTTCGGACAACGCAGCAACAAAGCTGGCGTAATCAGTCAGGAGCTATCGGGCGGGCCAGCGGGTACCGGCGTGATCGCATCAGCTTATAAATTTGGTCCCGACCTGGGAATTTACGATGCCAACGGTCGGTTTTCCATTGCTGCCATTTCCGACCCGATCGACAATCCCTACGCTATCGCTACCCAGCGCCAGAACAATACCGTTACGGATCAGACACAGGGAAATTTGTTTGCTGAATACCAACTTCGCAGCGACCTGAAATTCAGAGCTACCTTGGGCACGACAACCAACACCGGTCGGACAGGGATGTACACGCCCACCACACTGAATGCCGGAGCGTCCGTTGGGGGCGAAGCCTCGATGACAGGTTTTCGCAATACGTTGTTTCAGAGTGAGAACTACTTGTCCTACGACAAATCGTTTGGTGAAGCCCACCGCGTGGGTGTGGTGGGCGGGTTTTCCTACCAGACTTCCCGCAATGAGAGCTGGGGCGGTAGCGGTCAGTCGTTTATCAGCGATGCCCTCTCGTACTGGAACCTGGGGAGTTCGTCGGTCTGGCAAGCTCCTTCCTCGGGGTTGACCGACTGGAAACTGGCCTCCTGGTATGGCCGGATCAATTACGCCCTGAACGATCGGTATCTGGTTACGGTCAACGCGCGTTATGATGGTTCGTCAACCTTTAGCCGCAACCACAAGTGGGCCTTTTTCCCATCAGGTGCCTTCGCCTGGAACATGGGCAACGAATCGTTCATGGCGGGTTTGCCGTGGGTAAGTCAGTGGAAGTGGCGGGCCAGTTACGGCATCACGGGTAATCAGGCCATTTCACCCTACCAGACGCTAGCTCGCTTTTCGACGGTATATGCGGCCACCAACGGGGTAGGCGTCAACGCTATCACACCATCGTCCATTGCCAATGACGACCTGACCTGGGAAACCGCGGCTCAATTCGATCTGGGCACCGACATTAGTTTGTTTAACAACCGGCTGAACCTGACACTCGACTACTACCGTACCATTACGTCAAATTTACTCTTCAGCGTCCCCCTGCCGCAGTATTCGGGCTACACGAGCCAGTTGAAAAACATCGGTAAGCTACAGAATCAGGGATTTGAAGTTACGCTGGGAACCCGGAATCTGACAGGCCCGCTCCGTTGGGACATGGACGTTAATTTTTCCCTGAACCGCAATAAGGTACTGAGTTTACCCGGAGGAAAAGACATTTTCTATTCGTCGGCACCGGGGCATCTGATTGGACTGGATCAAACGCAGATTCTGCGTGAAGGTGCCCCGGTGGGTAGCATGTTCGGCTGGATATACGATGGCGTTTACCAGACCGGCGACGCTTTTCTGACCGGCTCAGGCTTTGAGCAGACAGCTGGGGGTGAAAAATTTCGGGACCTTGATGGCAACGGAGCTATCAATAGTAACGACCGGACCATTATTGGCAATCCCAATCCGAAATTTATCTGGGGCTGGACCAACGAGTTCAAATGGCGGAACATGGACCTGAATTTGTTCTTTCAGGGATCGCAGGGAAACGACATGCTGAGCTACACGCTCATGGAACTGGACCTATTGTCGGGAATCAATAACGCTACCACCAACGCCCTGAATCGCTGGACACCCCAGAACACCAACACCAACGTGCCGAAAGCATCAGGGGCGCGTACCCGCCGGGTATCGACCCGCTGGATTTACAACGCAAGTTATGCACGGCTAAAAAACCTGGCGGTGGGCTACACCTTCCCCAAGTCGTTCACCAGCCGAGCTAAAATTAGTCGCTTACGCATCTACGCGAGTGCGCAGAACATCCTAACAATAACCGACTATCCAGGGTACGACCCGGAGGTTAACTACAACTCGGCCGGTTCGGCGAACGGCAACCAAAATCTGGGACTTGATTATGGTAGCTACCCAAATGCTAAATCATACACCGTAGGACTAAACATTGGCTTTTAA